In Parasteatoda tepidariorum isolate YZ-2023 chromosome 2, CAS_Ptep_4.0, whole genome shotgun sequence, one DNA window encodes the following:
- the LOC107449281 gene encoding methionine aminopeptidase 2, whose translation MAAVVQDHNSRIEEENDEIREDPNDVDDAEDELSAKDPAQKKKKRKKKKKAAAPQDSVNDTSEDVEIVTQKLQHQVIDGEANNRDADVEDDGKGENVEASKKKRKKKNKGSGGVKQTDPPSIPIKNLYPDGNFPVGQEEQYSTGADGRTGKDRFTSEEKKAIEQMEQDIYKEIRIAAEAHRQTRQYIRKFIKPGMTMIEICEELEKTARALIDENGLQSGLAFPTGCSLNNCAAHYTPNAGDTTVLTYDDVCKIDFGTHVNGRIIDCAFTLTYNPKYDKLLEAVREATNTGIKEAGIDVRLCDIGEAIQEVMESYEVELNGKTYPVKSIRNLNGHLIGQYRIHAGKTVPIVKGGEATKMEEGEFYAIETFGSTGKGYVHDDMEVSHYMKNFDTGHVPLRLARSKQLLNVVNQNFGTLAFCRRWLDRLGQTKYLMALKDLCDKGIVDPYPPLSDIKGSYTAQFEHTILLRPTCKEVISRGEDY comes from the exons ATGGCTGCCGTCGTGCAAGATCACAATTCCAgaattgaagaagaaaatgatgaaattagGGAAGATCCTAATGATGTGGATGATGCTGAAGACGAATTAAGTGCCAAAGATCCAGcccaaaagaaaaagaagcgaaagaagaagaagaaag CTGCTGCCCCTCAAGATAGTGTTAATGATACTTCTGAAGATGTTGAAATAGTTACTCAAAAGTTGCAACATCAAGTTATTGACGGAGAAGCTAATAACAGAGATGCAGATG TTGAAGATGATGGAAAAGGAGAAAATGTTGAAGCCagcaaaaagaaaaggaagaagaaaaacaaag gTAGTGGAGGAGTAAAGCAAACTGACCCACCGTCCATCcctattaaaaatctatatccAGATGGTAACTTCCCAGTTGGACAAGAAGAACAATACAGTACTGGAGCTGAtgg ACGCACTGGTAAGGACAGATTTACTTCAGAAGAGAAGAAAGCTATTGAACAGATGGAACAAGATATATACAAAGAGATCAGAATAGCAGCTGAAGCTCATAGACAG actAGACAATATATTaggaaatttattaaaccaggaATGACTATGATAGAAATATG TGAGGAGTTAGAGAAAACAGCTAGAGCTTTAATAGATGAGAATGGCCTTCAGTCTGGATTAGCCTTTCCCACGGGTTGCTCTCTCAACAACTGTGCTGCTCACTACACTCCTAATGCTGGGGACACCACCGTCTTGACCTATGATGATGTTTGCAAAATAGATTTTGGAACCCATGTTAACG gacGTATAATTGATTGTGCCTTCACTCTTACCTATAATCCCAAATATGACAAACTTCTTGAAGCTGTTAGAGAAGCAACTAATACTGGTATTAAG gaAGCGGGAATTGATGTAAGGCTGTGCGATATTGGTGAAGCTATTCAAGAAGTAATGGAATCTTATGAAGTAGAACTAAATGGAAAAACATACCCAG ttaaatctATTCGGAATTTGAATGGTCACTTGATTGGGCAGTATCGAATACATGCTGGTAAAACAGTACCTATTGTCAAAGGTGGAGAAGCAACCAAGATGGag GAAGGTGAGTTTTATGCAATAGAAACTTTTGGAAGTACTGGCAAAGGTTATGTTCATGATGATATGGAAGTATctcattatatgaaaaattttgacaCTGGTCATGTGCCGTTAag GTTAGCACGATCTAAACAACTTTTGAATGtcgtaaatcaaaattttggaaCTTTGGCATTTTGTCGTCGGTGGCTTGATCGTCTGGGCCAAACAAAGTACCTGATGGCTCTGAAAGACTTGTGTGACAAAGGTATCGTGGATCCTTACCCACCCCTGAGTGATATTAAAGGCTCCTACACCGCTCAGTTTGAGCACACAATATTGCTTCGCCCCACCTGCAAAGAGGTCATTAGTCGAGGAGAGGATTATTGA